One Astatotilapia calliptera chromosome 1, fAstCal1.2, whole genome shotgun sequence DNA segment encodes these proteins:
- the ppfia1 gene encoding liprin-alpha-1 isoform X4, with protein MMCEVMPTISEAEGPGGGNGGGRRGSGSPLQSDSEGHFESLMVSMLEERDRLLETLRETQENLGLTQSKLHEVSHERDSLQRQLNTALPQEFAALTKELNVCREQLLEKEEEIAELKAERNNTRLLLEHLECLVSRHERSLRMTVVKRQAQSPAGVSSEVEVLKALKSLFEHHKALDEKVRERLRVALERCSALEEQLTFSHKELAYLREQNSQKRGLADGTSEVNHNSENTPSTNGKRSSDGSSSQEDESAPGFGKVGELQEVMDRQMADLGQMKERMAAMASRITELEEDLDTARKDLIKSEDMNTRLQRDLRESMAQKEDMEERITTLEKRYLAAQREATSVHDLNDKLENEVANKDSLYRQTEERNRQLQEKLELAEQKLQQTIRKAETLPEVEAELAQRVAALTKAEERHGNVEERLRQLEAQLEEKNQELLRARQREKMNEEHNKRLSETVDKLLSESNERLQLHLKERMSALEDKNALIRELEHTKKLIEESHHEKEQLLIQIETMRAENEQGRSRSNSLLHGRSQLGSTPDFRYPVSASSMMDSNSDHYGSALVLRRPQKGRVAALRDEPSKRHVQTLNEQEWERMQQANVLANVAQAFESDMDASDLEEDRETVFSSVDLLSPAGQADAQTLALMLQEQLDAINNEIRMIQEEKESTAIRAEEIECRVGSGDSLGGHFRSMSSIPPSLYAGSSLGGSPPGSGHSTPRRIPRSPNRELDRMGVMTLPSDLRKHRRKSTQDDKATIHCETSPPTTPRSIRLNREVGHAASHEDIRDIRGLSSLQDGQGSNPSSSNSSQDSLNKAAKKKSIKSSIGRLFGKKEKGRPSIPGKDPASQAGTPEAESSPKDGLGVGTLGGPAEKNRKLQKKHELLEEARRQGLPFAQWDGPTVVVWLELWVGMPAWYVAACRANVKSGAIMSALSDTEIQREIGISNPLHRLKLRLAIQEIMSLTSPSAPPTSRTTTGNVWVTHEEMESLAATPPTEDDEGSWAQTLAYGDMNHEWIGNEWLPSLGLPQYRSYFMESLVDARMLDHLTKKDLRGQLKMVDSFHRNSFQCGVMCLRRLNYDRKELERRREESMLEFKDVLVWSNERVISWVQAIGLKEYSSNLCESGVHGALLALDDTFDHNALALLLQIPTQNTQARATLEREYSSLLAMGTDRRMEEDDDKNFRRAPSWRKKFRPKDMRGMSLGASDTLPANFRVTSSSAASPSTQPKRSPMDGNRWSDDEGEFPAFKTRMMN; from the exons GAATTTGCTGCACTAACAAAGGAGCTGAACGTGTGCCGAGAGCAGCTTctggaaaaggaggaggagattgCAGAACTAAAGGCCGAGAGAAACAACACACGG CTCCTGCTAGAACACTTGGAGTGCCTGGTGTCTCGCCATGAGCGCAGTCTGAGGATGACTGTGGTGAAGCGGCAGGCTCAATCTCCAGCAGGCGTCTCAAGTGAAGTGGAGGTCCTCAAAGCCCTGAAGTCACTTTTTGAACACCATAAAGCCCTCGACGAAAAG GTTAGGGAGCGACTTCGTGTTGCTTTGGAACGATGCAGCGCATTGGAGGAACAGCTCACCTTTTCACACAAAGAA CTGGCTTACCTCAGGGAACAGAACAGTCAGAAGAGAGGGTTGGCTGATGGAACCAGCGAAGTTAACCACAACTCTGAAAACACACCAAGCACTAATGGCAAG CGGTCATCGGACGGTTCGTCGAGCCAGGAAGACGAGTCTGCACCTGGATTCGGTAAGGTTGGCGAGCTCCAGGAGGTAATGGACCGTCAGATGGCCGATTTGGGCCAAATGAAGGAGCGCATGGCTGCTATGGCATCACGCATCACTGAGCTGGAGGAGGACCTGGACACAGCCCGAAAGGACCTTATTAAGTCTGAAGACATGAACACAAGACTACAGAGAGACCTCAGAGAG TCTATGGCTCAGAAGGAAGACATGGAGGAGAGGATTACCACTCTAGAGAAGCGCTACCTGGCAGCTCAGCGAGAGGCTACCTCTGTCCACGACCTCAACGACAAGCTGGAGAATGAAGTGGCCAATAAAGACTCCCTCTACAGACAA ACTGAAGAGAGAAACCGGCAACTTCAGGAAAAGCTGGAACTGGCTGAGCAGAAGCTGCAGCAGACCATCCGGAAGGCAGAGACACTGCCAGAGGTGGAAGCAGAGTTAGCCCAGAGGGTCGCTGCTCTCACAAAG gcagAGGAACGCCATGGCAATGTTGAAGAGAGACTGAGGCAGCTGGAGGCCCAGCTCGAGGAAAAAAACCAGGAGCTGCTCAGG GCACGGCAACGGGAGAAGATGAATGAGGAGCACAACAAGCGTCTGTCTGAGACGGTGGATAAGCTCCTCTCAGAGTCAAATGAAAGACTTCAGCTTCACCTCAAAGAGAGGATGTCTGCCTTGGAGGATAAG AATGCCCTGATTCGAGAACTCGAGCACACCAAAAAATTAATTGAGGAGTCCCACCATGAGAAA GAGCAGCTCTTAATCCAAATTGAGACTATGAGGGCAGAGAATGAGCAGGGAAGGAGCAGGAGCAACTCGCTACTGCATGG GCGGTCTCAGCTGGGCAGCACCCCAGATTTCAGATATCCAGTGTCGGCCTCTTCGATGATGGACAGTAACTCGGACCATTATGGCAGCGCTCTCGTCCTGAGACGGCCTCAGAAGGGACGCGTGGCAGCGCTACGGGATGAACCTTCCAAA CGACAT GTGCAGACTTTAAATGAGCAGGAGTGGGAGCGCATGCAACAGGCTAATGTGCTGGCAAATGTGGCACAGGCCTTTGAGAGCGACATGGACGCCTCAGACCTGGAGGAGGATCGAGAGACAGTTTTCAGCTCGGTGGACCTGCTGTCCCCCGCTGGCCAGGCTGATGCACAGACCCTTGCCCTGATGTTGCAGGAGCAGCTGGATGCTATCAACAATGAAATCAG AATGATCcaagaggagaaggagagcaCCGCTATCCGGGCAGAGGAGATAGAGTGCCGGGTAGGCAGTGGTGATAGCCTTGGAGGACATTTCCGCTCCATGAGCTCCATCCCTCCGTCGCTATATGCTGGCTCGTCATTGGGCGGTTCTCCACCCGGCTCTGGCCACTCCACTCCGAGGCGCATTCCCCGCAGCCCCAACAGAGAACTGGATCGAATGGGTGTCATGACCTTG CCTAGTGACCTGCGCAAGCACCGCAGGAAG TCTACTCAAGATGATAAGGCTACTATTCATTGTGAGACGTCACCCCCCACTACTCCACGTTCCATCCGACTGAATAGGGAGGTGGGCCACGCCGCTAGTCACGAGGACATCCGAGACATCCGAGG GCTGAGCAGCCTGCAGGATGGACAGGGCAGTAACCCAAGCAGTAGCAACAGCAGCCAAGACTCTCTCAACAAAGCAGCCAAGAAGAAAAGTATCAAGTCATCCATTGGACGCCTGTTTGGGAAGAAAGAGAAAGGTCGGCCCAGCATTCCTGGCAAGGATCCTGCCAGCCAAG CTGGCACTCCCGAGGCAGAGAGCTCTCCGAAGGATGGCTTGGGTGTGGGCACCCTTGGTGGtcctgcagagaaaaacaggaagctACAGAAGAA GCATGAATTACTAGAAGAGGCTCGCAGACAAGGCCTCCCGTTTGCCCAGTGGGATGGACCAACTGTTGTGGTTTGGCTGGAG cTGTGGGTGGGCATGCCAGCCTGGTACGTGGCTGCATGCCGTGCCAATGTGAAGAGTGGAGCCATCATGTCAGCACTATCAGACACAGAGATCCAGCGGGAGATTGGAATCAGCAACCCACTGCATCGTCTGAAGCTTCGTTTGGCCATCCAGGAAATCATGTCTCTCACCAGCCCTTCAGCCCCACCGACCTCCAGAACG ACCACAGGAAACGTTTGGGTCACACATGAAGAAATGGAAAGTTTGGCAGCCACGCCTCCCACG GAGGATGACGAGGGTAGCTGGGCCCAG ACTTTGGCGTACGGAGACATGAACCACGAGTGGATCGGTAACGAGTGGCTGCCCAGCCTGGGTTTGCCACAGTACCGCTCCTACTTCATGGAGTCGCTGGTGGATGCCCGCATGCTTGACCATCTAACCAAGAAGGATCTTAGGGGACAGCTCAAGATGGTGGACAGCTTCCACAG GAACAGCTTTCAGTGCGGTGTGATGTGTCTGCGGAGGCTCAACTATGACAGAAAGGagctggagaggaggagggaggagtcCATGCTGGAGTTTAAAG ATGTGCTGGTGTGGAGTAATGAGCGTGTCATCAGTTGGGTTCAGGCCATTGGTCTCAAAGAGTACAGCAGCAACCTTTGTGAGAGTGGCGTCCATGGTGCACTGCTCGCCTTGGATGATACCTTTGATCACAACGCCCTGGCCCTGCTGCTGCAGATCCCCACTCAGAACACACAG GCCCGGGCGACTCTTGAGCGTGAATACAGCAGTCTGCTGGCGATGGGCACAGACAGGAGAATGGAAGAG GATGATGATAAGAACTTCCGCCGTGCTCCCTCATGGAGAAAGAAGTTCAGGCCCAAAGACATGAGGGGGATGTCCTTGGGTGCATCAGATACCCTGCCTGCCAACTTCCGAGTTACCAGCAGTAGTGCGGCATCTCCCTCGACTCAGCCAAAGAGGAGCCCGATGGATG GTAACCGCTGGTCAGACGATGAAGGGGAATTCCCTGCATTCAAGACCAGGATGATGAACTGA
- the ppfia1 gene encoding liprin-alpha-1 isoform X8 has protein sequence MMCEVMPTISEAEGPGGGNGGGRRGSGSPLQSDSEGHFESLMVSMLEERDRLLETLRETQENLGLTQSKLHEVSHERDSLQRQLNTALPQEFAALTKELNVCREQLLEKEEEIAELKAERNNTRLLLEHLECLVSRHERSLRMTVVKRQAQSPAGVSSEVEVLKALKSLFEHHKALDEKVRERLRVALERCSALEEQLTFSHKELAYLREQNSQKRGLADGTSEVNHNSENTPSTNGKRSSDGSSSQEDESAPGFGKVGELQEVMDRQMADLGQMKERMAAMASRITELEEDLDTARKDLIKSEDMNTRLQRDLRESMAQKEDMEERITTLEKRYLAAQREATSVHDLNDKLENEVANKDSLYRQTEERNRQLQEKLELAEQKLQQTIRKAETLPEVEAELAQRVAALTKAEERHGNVEERLRQLEAQLEEKNQELLRARQREKMNEEHNKRLSETVDKLLSESNERLQLHLKERMSALEDKNALIRELEHTKKLIEESHHEKEQLLIQIETMRAENEQGRSRSNSLLHGRSQLGSTPDFRYPVSASSMMDSNSDHYGSALVLRRPQKGRVAALRDEPSKRHVQTLNEQEWERMQQANVLANVAQAFESDMDASDLEEDRETVFSSVDLLSPAGQADAQTLALMLQEQLDAINNEIRMIQEEKESTAIRAEEIECRVGSGDSLGGHFRSMSSIPPSLYAGSSLGGSPPGSGHSTPRRIPRSPNRELDRMGVMTLPSDLRKHRRKSTQDDKATIHCETSPPTTPRSIRLNREVGHAASHEDIRDIRGLSSLQDGQGSNPSSSNSSQDSLNKAAKKKSIKSSIGRLFGKKEKGRPSIPGKDPASQAGTPEAESSPKDGLGVGTLGGPAEKNRKLQKKHELLEEARRQGLPFAQWDGPTVVVWLELWVGMPAWYVAACRANVKSGAIMSALSDTEIQREIGISNPLHRLKLRLAIQEIMSLTSPSAPPTSRTTTGNVWVTHEEMESLAATPPTTLAYGDMNHEWIGNEWLPSLGLPQYRSYFMESLVDARMLDHLTKKDLRGQLKMVDSFHRNSFQCGVMCLRRLNYDRKELERRREESMLEFKDVLVWSNERVISWVQAIGLKEYSSNLCESGVHGALLALDDTFDHNALALLLQIPTQNTQARATLEREYSSLLAMGTDRRMEEDDDKNFRRAPSWRKKFRPKDMRGMSLGASDTLPANFRVTSSSAASPSTQPKRSPMDGNRWSDDEGEFPAFKTRMMN, from the exons GAATTTGCTGCACTAACAAAGGAGCTGAACGTGTGCCGAGAGCAGCTTctggaaaaggaggaggagattgCAGAACTAAAGGCCGAGAGAAACAACACACGG CTCCTGCTAGAACACTTGGAGTGCCTGGTGTCTCGCCATGAGCGCAGTCTGAGGATGACTGTGGTGAAGCGGCAGGCTCAATCTCCAGCAGGCGTCTCAAGTGAAGTGGAGGTCCTCAAAGCCCTGAAGTCACTTTTTGAACACCATAAAGCCCTCGACGAAAAG GTTAGGGAGCGACTTCGTGTTGCTTTGGAACGATGCAGCGCATTGGAGGAACAGCTCACCTTTTCACACAAAGAA CTGGCTTACCTCAGGGAACAGAACAGTCAGAAGAGAGGGTTGGCTGATGGAACCAGCGAAGTTAACCACAACTCTGAAAACACACCAAGCACTAATGGCAAG CGGTCATCGGACGGTTCGTCGAGCCAGGAAGACGAGTCTGCACCTGGATTCGGTAAGGTTGGCGAGCTCCAGGAGGTAATGGACCGTCAGATGGCCGATTTGGGCCAAATGAAGGAGCGCATGGCTGCTATGGCATCACGCATCACTGAGCTGGAGGAGGACCTGGACACAGCCCGAAAGGACCTTATTAAGTCTGAAGACATGAACACAAGACTACAGAGAGACCTCAGAGAG TCTATGGCTCAGAAGGAAGACATGGAGGAGAGGATTACCACTCTAGAGAAGCGCTACCTGGCAGCTCAGCGAGAGGCTACCTCTGTCCACGACCTCAACGACAAGCTGGAGAATGAAGTGGCCAATAAAGACTCCCTCTACAGACAA ACTGAAGAGAGAAACCGGCAACTTCAGGAAAAGCTGGAACTGGCTGAGCAGAAGCTGCAGCAGACCATCCGGAAGGCAGAGACACTGCCAGAGGTGGAAGCAGAGTTAGCCCAGAGGGTCGCTGCTCTCACAAAG gcagAGGAACGCCATGGCAATGTTGAAGAGAGACTGAGGCAGCTGGAGGCCCAGCTCGAGGAAAAAAACCAGGAGCTGCTCAGG GCACGGCAACGGGAGAAGATGAATGAGGAGCACAACAAGCGTCTGTCTGAGACGGTGGATAAGCTCCTCTCAGAGTCAAATGAAAGACTTCAGCTTCACCTCAAAGAGAGGATGTCTGCCTTGGAGGATAAG AATGCCCTGATTCGAGAACTCGAGCACACCAAAAAATTAATTGAGGAGTCCCACCATGAGAAA GAGCAGCTCTTAATCCAAATTGAGACTATGAGGGCAGAGAATGAGCAGGGAAGGAGCAGGAGCAACTCGCTACTGCATGG GCGGTCTCAGCTGGGCAGCACCCCAGATTTCAGATATCCAGTGTCGGCCTCTTCGATGATGGACAGTAACTCGGACCATTATGGCAGCGCTCTCGTCCTGAGACGGCCTCAGAAGGGACGCGTGGCAGCGCTACGGGATGAACCTTCCAAA CGACAT GTGCAGACTTTAAATGAGCAGGAGTGGGAGCGCATGCAACAGGCTAATGTGCTGGCAAATGTGGCACAGGCCTTTGAGAGCGACATGGACGCCTCAGACCTGGAGGAGGATCGAGAGACAGTTTTCAGCTCGGTGGACCTGCTGTCCCCCGCTGGCCAGGCTGATGCACAGACCCTTGCCCTGATGTTGCAGGAGCAGCTGGATGCTATCAACAATGAAATCAG AATGATCcaagaggagaaggagagcaCCGCTATCCGGGCAGAGGAGATAGAGTGCCGGGTAGGCAGTGGTGATAGCCTTGGAGGACATTTCCGCTCCATGAGCTCCATCCCTCCGTCGCTATATGCTGGCTCGTCATTGGGCGGTTCTCCACCCGGCTCTGGCCACTCCACTCCGAGGCGCATTCCCCGCAGCCCCAACAGAGAACTGGATCGAATGGGTGTCATGACCTTG CCTAGTGACCTGCGCAAGCACCGCAGGAAG TCTACTCAAGATGATAAGGCTACTATTCATTGTGAGACGTCACCCCCCACTACTCCACGTTCCATCCGACTGAATAGGGAGGTGGGCCACGCCGCTAGTCACGAGGACATCCGAGACATCCGAGG GCTGAGCAGCCTGCAGGATGGACAGGGCAGTAACCCAAGCAGTAGCAACAGCAGCCAAGACTCTCTCAACAAAGCAGCCAAGAAGAAAAGTATCAAGTCATCCATTGGACGCCTGTTTGGGAAGAAAGAGAAAGGTCGGCCCAGCATTCCTGGCAAGGATCCTGCCAGCCAAG CTGGCACTCCCGAGGCAGAGAGCTCTCCGAAGGATGGCTTGGGTGTGGGCACCCTTGGTGGtcctgcagagaaaaacaggaagctACAGAAGAA GCATGAATTACTAGAAGAGGCTCGCAGACAAGGCCTCCCGTTTGCCCAGTGGGATGGACCAACTGTTGTGGTTTGGCTGGAG cTGTGGGTGGGCATGCCAGCCTGGTACGTGGCTGCATGCCGTGCCAATGTGAAGAGTGGAGCCATCATGTCAGCACTATCAGACACAGAGATCCAGCGGGAGATTGGAATCAGCAACCCACTGCATCGTCTGAAGCTTCGTTTGGCCATCCAGGAAATCATGTCTCTCACCAGCCCTTCAGCCCCACCGACCTCCAGAACG ACCACAGGAAACGTTTGGGTCACACATGAAGAAATGGAAAGTTTGGCAGCCACGCCTCCCACG ACTTTGGCGTACGGAGACATGAACCACGAGTGGATCGGTAACGAGTGGCTGCCCAGCCTGGGTTTGCCACAGTACCGCTCCTACTTCATGGAGTCGCTGGTGGATGCCCGCATGCTTGACCATCTAACCAAGAAGGATCTTAGGGGACAGCTCAAGATGGTGGACAGCTTCCACAG GAACAGCTTTCAGTGCGGTGTGATGTGTCTGCGGAGGCTCAACTATGACAGAAAGGagctggagaggaggagggaggagtcCATGCTGGAGTTTAAAG ATGTGCTGGTGTGGAGTAATGAGCGTGTCATCAGTTGGGTTCAGGCCATTGGTCTCAAAGAGTACAGCAGCAACCTTTGTGAGAGTGGCGTCCATGGTGCACTGCTCGCCTTGGATGATACCTTTGATCACAACGCCCTGGCCCTGCTGCTGCAGATCCCCACTCAGAACACACAG GCCCGGGCGACTCTTGAGCGTGAATACAGCAGTCTGCTGGCGATGGGCACAGACAGGAGAATGGAAGAG GATGATGATAAGAACTTCCGCCGTGCTCCCTCATGGAGAAAGAAGTTCAGGCCCAAAGACATGAGGGGGATGTCCTTGGGTGCATCAGATACCCTGCCTGCCAACTTCCGAGTTACCAGCAGTAGTGCGGCATCTCCCTCGACTCAGCCAAAGAGGAGCCCGATGGATG GTAACCGCTGGTCAGACGATGAAGGGGAATTCCCTGCATTCAAGACCAGGATGATGAACTGA
- the ppfia1 gene encoding liprin-alpha-1 isoform X10 — translation MMCEVMPTISEAEGPGGGNGGGRRGSGSPLQSDSEGHFESLMVSMLEERDRLLETLRETQENLGLTQSKLHEVSHERDSLQRQLNTALPQEFAALTKELNVCREQLLEKEEEIAELKAERNNTRLLLEHLECLVSRHERSLRMTVVKRQAQSPAGVSSEVEVLKALKSLFEHHKALDEKVRERLRVALERCSALEEQLTFSHKELAYLREQNSQKRGLADGTSEVNHNSENTPSTNGKRSSDGSSSQEDESAPGFGKVGELQEVMDRQMADLGQMKERMAAMASRITELEEDLDTARKDLIKSEDMNTRLQRDLRESMAQKEDMEERITTLEKRYLAAQREATSVHDLNDKLENEVANKDSLYRQTEERNRQLQEKLELAEQKLQQTIRKAETLPEVEAELAQRVAALTKAEERHGNVEERLRQLEAQLEEKNQELLRARQREKMNEEHNKRLSETVDKLLSESNERLQLHLKERMSALEDKNALIRELEHTKKLIEESHHEKEQLLIQIETMRAENEQGRSRSNSLLHGRSQLGSTPDFRYPVSASSMMDSNSDHYGSALVLRRPQKGRVAALRDEPSKRHVQTLNEQEWERMQQANVLANVAQAFESDMDASDLEEDRETVFSSVDLLSPAGQADAQTLALMLQEQLDAINNEIRMIQEEKESTAIRAEEIECRVGSGDSLGGHFRSMSSIPPSLYAGSSLGGSPPGSGHSTPRRIPRSPNRELDRMGVMTLPSDLRKHRRKSTQDDKATIHCETSPPTTPRSIRLNREVGHAASHEDIRDIRGLSSLQDGQGSNPSSSNSSQDSLNKAAKKKSIKSSIGRLFGKKEKGRPSIPGKDPASQAGTPEAESSPKDGLGVGTLGGPAEKNRKLQKKHELLEEARRQGLPFAQWDGPTVVVWLELWVGMPAWYVAACRANVKSGAIMSALSDTEIQREIGISNPLHRLKLRLAIQEIMSLTSPSAPPTSRTTLAYGDMNHEWIGNEWLPSLGLPQYRSYFMESLVDARMLDHLTKKDLRGQLKMVDSFHRNSFQCGVMCLRRLNYDRKELERRREESMLEFKDVLVWSNERVISWVQAIGLKEYSSNLCESGVHGALLALDDTFDHNALALLLQIPTQNTQARATLEREYSSLLAMGTDRRMEEDDDKNFRRAPSWRKKFRPKDMRGMSLGASDTLPANFRVTSSSAASPSTQPKRSPMDGNRWSDDEGEFPAFKTRMMN, via the exons GAATTTGCTGCACTAACAAAGGAGCTGAACGTGTGCCGAGAGCAGCTTctggaaaaggaggaggagattgCAGAACTAAAGGCCGAGAGAAACAACACACGG CTCCTGCTAGAACACTTGGAGTGCCTGGTGTCTCGCCATGAGCGCAGTCTGAGGATGACTGTGGTGAAGCGGCAGGCTCAATCTCCAGCAGGCGTCTCAAGTGAAGTGGAGGTCCTCAAAGCCCTGAAGTCACTTTTTGAACACCATAAAGCCCTCGACGAAAAG GTTAGGGAGCGACTTCGTGTTGCTTTGGAACGATGCAGCGCATTGGAGGAACAGCTCACCTTTTCACACAAAGAA CTGGCTTACCTCAGGGAACAGAACAGTCAGAAGAGAGGGTTGGCTGATGGAACCAGCGAAGTTAACCACAACTCTGAAAACACACCAAGCACTAATGGCAAG CGGTCATCGGACGGTTCGTCGAGCCAGGAAGACGAGTCTGCACCTGGATTCGGTAAGGTTGGCGAGCTCCAGGAGGTAATGGACCGTCAGATGGCCGATTTGGGCCAAATGAAGGAGCGCATGGCTGCTATGGCATCACGCATCACTGAGCTGGAGGAGGACCTGGACACAGCCCGAAAGGACCTTATTAAGTCTGAAGACATGAACACAAGACTACAGAGAGACCTCAGAGAG TCTATGGCTCAGAAGGAAGACATGGAGGAGAGGATTACCACTCTAGAGAAGCGCTACCTGGCAGCTCAGCGAGAGGCTACCTCTGTCCACGACCTCAACGACAAGCTGGAGAATGAAGTGGCCAATAAAGACTCCCTCTACAGACAA ACTGAAGAGAGAAACCGGCAACTTCAGGAAAAGCTGGAACTGGCTGAGCAGAAGCTGCAGCAGACCATCCGGAAGGCAGAGACACTGCCAGAGGTGGAAGCAGAGTTAGCCCAGAGGGTCGCTGCTCTCACAAAG gcagAGGAACGCCATGGCAATGTTGAAGAGAGACTGAGGCAGCTGGAGGCCCAGCTCGAGGAAAAAAACCAGGAGCTGCTCAGG GCACGGCAACGGGAGAAGATGAATGAGGAGCACAACAAGCGTCTGTCTGAGACGGTGGATAAGCTCCTCTCAGAGTCAAATGAAAGACTTCAGCTTCACCTCAAAGAGAGGATGTCTGCCTTGGAGGATAAG AATGCCCTGATTCGAGAACTCGAGCACACCAAAAAATTAATTGAGGAGTCCCACCATGAGAAA GAGCAGCTCTTAATCCAAATTGAGACTATGAGGGCAGAGAATGAGCAGGGAAGGAGCAGGAGCAACTCGCTACTGCATGG GCGGTCTCAGCTGGGCAGCACCCCAGATTTCAGATATCCAGTGTCGGCCTCTTCGATGATGGACAGTAACTCGGACCATTATGGCAGCGCTCTCGTCCTGAGACGGCCTCAGAAGGGACGCGTGGCAGCGCTACGGGATGAACCTTCCAAA CGACAT GTGCAGACTTTAAATGAGCAGGAGTGGGAGCGCATGCAACAGGCTAATGTGCTGGCAAATGTGGCACAGGCCTTTGAGAGCGACATGGACGCCTCAGACCTGGAGGAGGATCGAGAGACAGTTTTCAGCTCGGTGGACCTGCTGTCCCCCGCTGGCCAGGCTGATGCACAGACCCTTGCCCTGATGTTGCAGGAGCAGCTGGATGCTATCAACAATGAAATCAG AATGATCcaagaggagaaggagagcaCCGCTATCCGGGCAGAGGAGATAGAGTGCCGGGTAGGCAGTGGTGATAGCCTTGGAGGACATTTCCGCTCCATGAGCTCCATCCCTCCGTCGCTATATGCTGGCTCGTCATTGGGCGGTTCTCCACCCGGCTCTGGCCACTCCACTCCGAGGCGCATTCCCCGCAGCCCCAACAGAGAACTGGATCGAATGGGTGTCATGACCTTG CCTAGTGACCTGCGCAAGCACCGCAGGAAG TCTACTCAAGATGATAAGGCTACTATTCATTGTGAGACGTCACCCCCCACTACTCCACGTTCCATCCGACTGAATAGGGAGGTGGGCCACGCCGCTAGTCACGAGGACATCCGAGACATCCGAGG GCTGAGCAGCCTGCAGGATGGACAGGGCAGTAACCCAAGCAGTAGCAACAGCAGCCAAGACTCTCTCAACAAAGCAGCCAAGAAGAAAAGTATCAAGTCATCCATTGGACGCCTGTTTGGGAAGAAAGAGAAAGGTCGGCCCAGCATTCCTGGCAAGGATCCTGCCAGCCAAG CTGGCACTCCCGAGGCAGAGAGCTCTCCGAAGGATGGCTTGGGTGTGGGCACCCTTGGTGGtcctgcagagaaaaacaggaagctACAGAAGAA GCATGAATTACTAGAAGAGGCTCGCAGACAAGGCCTCCCGTTTGCCCAGTGGGATGGACCAACTGTTGTGGTTTGGCTGGAG cTGTGGGTGGGCATGCCAGCCTGGTACGTGGCTGCATGCCGTGCCAATGTGAAGAGTGGAGCCATCATGTCAGCACTATCAGACACAGAGATCCAGCGGGAGATTGGAATCAGCAACCCACTGCATCGTCTGAAGCTTCGTTTGGCCATCCAGGAAATCATGTCTCTCACCAGCCCTTCAGCCCCACCGACCTCCAGAACG ACTTTGGCGTACGGAGACATGAACCACGAGTGGATCGGTAACGAGTGGCTGCCCAGCCTGGGTTTGCCACAGTACCGCTCCTACTTCATGGAGTCGCTGGTGGATGCCCGCATGCTTGACCATCTAACCAAGAAGGATCTTAGGGGACAGCTCAAGATGGTGGACAGCTTCCACAG GAACAGCTTTCAGTGCGGTGTGATGTGTCTGCGGAGGCTCAACTATGACAGAAAGGagctggagaggaggagggaggagtcCATGCTGGAGTTTAAAG ATGTGCTGGTGTGGAGTAATGAGCGTGTCATCAGTTGGGTTCAGGCCATTGGTCTCAAAGAGTACAGCAGCAACCTTTGTGAGAGTGGCGTCCATGGTGCACTGCTCGCCTTGGATGATACCTTTGATCACAACGCCCTGGCCCTGCTGCTGCAGATCCCCACTCAGAACACACAG GCCCGGGCGACTCTTGAGCGTGAATACAGCAGTCTGCTGGCGATGGGCACAGACAGGAGAATGGAAGAG GATGATGATAAGAACTTCCGCCGTGCTCCCTCATGGAGAAAGAAGTTCAGGCCCAAAGACATGAGGGGGATGTCCTTGGGTGCATCAGATACCCTGCCTGCCAACTTCCGAGTTACCAGCAGTAGTGCGGCATCTCCCTCGACTCAGCCAAAGAGGAGCCCGATGGATG GTAACCGCTGGTCAGACGATGAAGGGGAATTCCCTGCATTCAAGACCAGGATGATGAACTGA